The following nucleotide sequence is from Perca flavescens isolate YP-PL-M2 chromosome 20, PFLA_1.0, whole genome shotgun sequence.
TTATTGCTCCGTGGTATAAAATGTCTTGGTTAAATCTGTGGCCACTGATTGTGGGATCCCTTTGCCAGTTTCTGAGATTTCTGATTTTAAAAACTCCCTTTGCCGCCTGTTGGGGAACAAACACTGCTCAAACATGATCAAAGCTGCATGTGAAAATGAATTAGCTCTTCATGTAAACTACAAGCCACTATAAGTTGTACATCTGATGATCTGGCAAATCAGATAGACCTTGGATAAAATGACATTATGGCCTTTGTAAGTGTAACATTCTAATCTGTCTCCTCAACTGCAGTCAGCTATTTATTGTATAAAACATCCCATATTGGCCTGGTGGGTGAACGTCAGCATACTGTGTGCAGTTCACTGACACTGCCTTGCAGGAGTTTGGGGGTATTGTCAAAGAGCTACCAGCCATTTGACACCACAAGCTATGGAAATGCTTCGTGCAGCTTTAAATtgaattttgttttgattgtttgtcattACGGCAACGTCAGCTGCTCGCATCGGTTTCTCAGCCATCACCGTGCCTGCACGTAGAAACCTGTGCACACCAGCAGCCTGTAAACACGTGCGCCCAACTGCATGTAAGCTTGGTAAGCAGGGTCTCCAGCCGTAGACACTCAGaaattatttcattcataaataatTGGAGGCTGAGTTTGTTGAATCCCATCCCGCTACATCGGCCGTTGCCTGATCTGTTTTTTCTTTGCCACTCACCCCGGTCTCTGCCTTGTTTGCTTTTGAACATCGCTTCAATGTTTCATCTAAATCAGTCCTTAACATTATAATACAATGCAATAACCTGACACCATCTGCTTTACAGGTATATTGTTTTTGTAACATACCAGATGTACTATGACTACCCACCTCCAACATACCTGGAATATCCAATCCTTATTGCTCAAGGTGAGTTGTCTGAAGTTGAATGAGGGGTAATGTATTAAAATGTTGTGTAGTTATAATTTTATAGGCAAATGTGTATTCTTTTCAGGTATTCTGTTGTATGTCTCTTTTTGAATTTAAACTCCTCAATTAGTGTATTTTCCAATGCCTCATAcctccccacccccaccccccccccccccctccacaatCCCTGtctagaaaaataattaaagtaaGAGCTCAGCTACAGTAACTTACCTTGTTATAGCAAAGCAGACCATCAACTTGACAGTTGTATGTGTATGGTTTAATATTACACAGGTTTGACAGAAAATCAAAAGGTCATCCTCATGGTTGATGTGGGAAATAATCAATGTCATGTTCTGGTTTGACAGTAATCACATGCAGTGTAGGAACAAATGACTTGACATGGGTCTCAATGGAGAGGGGTGGCATTAAGTCACctatgacattttattaatCCATTTGTAACCTGCGGCAACCACCACAACAGATCACTCTGTACCACTACTACTGTAGTCAAGCCTCTAGAGCAGCACCTGTCGGAGCCTGTTACTGGCATCTTAACAATAGAGGAGTCCGATATCTTATGTGTCTTTAGAAGCAAGTTTGTAAACCAGAGATGTTAGTTTCTGGGTGAGTTAATGAGACGGTAAAAACGTCAGCGGGCAAGAGGTAGAGCGGTCGTCCACTAAGCAGAAgattggtggttcaatccctgcGGTCTATATGTTCGAGTGTCCTTGGTAAGATAcggaaccccaagttgctcccaaATGTTTATTTCTCCTAATGAGCAGGTGGCACTTTGCATGGTAGCCTCTGCCACCAGCGTATGTACAATGTGTACGGTGAATGTTTGCTAGTgttgtaaagcgctttgaggGGTTGCTAAAACTAGAAAAGTGccagagtttctgcaggtttcaccaagtcaaatttttggactttttaagaccttttgaatgaatgaaatgtaagacctatatcacaacatcaactttTTTTCATGCCAAGTATTactaaacttgcacttccccatagcCGAAGACTTGCGCCATTAACACGAAAGCTGaaatataagttgcatgttggtctcatttgtaaaacagtgaaattatattttgactagcgaagaaagaactacaacactacggaatcaatttaaaaaaaaaagagcattagaggtagcgttgcatggacgtaggaaaattaaaggtgcagtagataagccttataaaactaactttctgtcatatttgctgaaactgaccctatgttccagtagaacttcatgaagcaggtcataaaaaaagaaaatctggctcctctggcaccacctacagcctgtagtgtgatttgcaaaaatccacaactccctgttcagatgcaccaatcagggccagggggggtgtctaactgcatgtcagtcactgctcatgcacacacattcattctcccttgtggggggaggggcttaggagaccgttttggtcTTTAgcggagaggggggagggacgtcctggatcttcccaatcctacctacagcacctttttaagaccactttaaaatgatttaagacctagaacacaatacttcagcgaatttaagactttttaatgcCTCAAATTTTGATTTGGAAAATTTAGACTTTAAGATATCGCAGAAACCCTGTATATAAATGCAGTACATTTACCATTGAGTGTCCCGTGGAATGAAATCCCAGCCCTGTGAAACATGCAGCCCACTGATCAAAGTATAACCTGCCCCGTGTCCTCAGATGCCATTCTTCTGCTCCTGATCCTTCACTACGACGGCAGCCTGCGGCACATCCTCATCTACACCTTGCTGTATCCTTTCCAATAGAAAGTGTTCATTCAATGTTGAAGAAAACCAATGACCCATTGGCCTTTTGTTGATACCCGTCACATGTTATTGCCTTAACGTAATGTGTTCAGGTTTGTTGGCGGTTGGAGGCTCCTCACTGTGGAGAAGTGGATCATAGATTTGGCTATGGTAAGAAATCCGTTTCACATCAATCATAAGTCACAGTATGTTACAAAGTGAGCAAACGGAAGGCATGTCATCAGTCAGGAGTAATGAGCTAGAGATTTGATCAGACCTCATTGCACCCGGTGTACTGTATCTCACGGAGGCACCCAGACCTTATGGATGCCAAATGGTCTTGTTGGTTAATGAGATGAATGTGTCTGAAGTTGCATTTAAATAGATGAGAGCGGTGATCCTGCAACTGCTTTCCACCAAAAGGTTAAagttttagtgcgtaactttttcataataatgaacgtccgttacattcaagccattgccaaatgagttgctacaaagctaattaagactctcagctccacacaactctctctggatttctcagcatggctgtgtttagaaactggtgtcgtccggcgactttcccgctcagaaacttgagtgaagataatgacctcttctgaagagtccatgttttttttaatcctccgtgtcctccttgactACATAGcagctgcgtggaggaggggtgggggctgaAGCGCGATCGCGGGAAGGCTTGGATCATGTGGATGCCCCGACAGaattgtcattacttagaattcctcgtgGGGGAGAAaggaaactacgcactatagctttataACTTTTAAGCTGAATAGTAGTTCCACTGGTCATGGTGTTCGTCTGTATTCAGTCTGACTGTCCACTCTCTTCTCAGAGCCTGTGCACATTCATCAGTGCAGCCAGTAAATTAGCCCAACTGCAATGCCTGTGGAGGTCTAAGGATGCTGGACAGGTTAGCGCCCTCTCCTGGGCTATGGCTACCTACACATGTATGGGTGAGTATCACTCcctcgttacttccggcttctcaactggttgcagttccaccagaaatccatatagggggcgctcacaggccagtgcagaatgaatgggactctatggagctatacccctcaaaacccacttttctcatgatataattttttgtctagtaatttgaatgttgcattcgaaaggggaggcaaagaaaatacacactgctgggtgttagattttttttaaagtcgcttttctgttctaaaaagccttttaaaatgtcaatgacatcatacacatatacggccagagatactgctttacggcaagctcgGAGTCCCTTCCTTcgttctctcgaggcatcgccgacacagctgacaggttaggctctccctgtcaatacagatGCTAGAAAGaagtttgctaatgttttaaagaccacgccgaaatattcactctgacattctggctcTGCTTTGGATGCCATCAAGCTAgatctccgatcgtaatcagtccttcactgaccaatcagcattcattagcagaatgctagcgtgttatgggctacaacgactcaacctgtaagaaatcaaaaggacgtAAGTACtcattcattcaactttcgacctataacccatgttgaacttgcaaaatctacaatcaaatctgaggtttctcaacgacGCTCAGACGAAAGAtacacatttagccgtctagctccatagggTCCCATCCATTTAgcactggaccgcgatcacccccagtggaactctggtggaactgcaaccaaatccggtacaatggggctggatAGGGAGTGGAAAGGCTTTCCGTACACCGGCTTTGGTATCACATACTGGATATGACTGTAGTCCTTTGTGTGTTGCACCTTCACCTTTCCCAATACTAACCTGTCAGAACAAGAataacttcatttttttttaatctaatgtcctcttattttatttctgtatatctCTCCACCAGCTCCTAgggggaaatatctggctctaaTTAGCAACTGCTTCACTTTGTTCACCAGCAACTTTGTCTGCTGTTGATGGTGGGAAGATAGCAATTCTGTGggagttttaacactgaaaacagctgaaaaTGACGCTAATACAagcggtgagagtgaaccaaaagaGTAGTTGcgggctgtaaaaccaaaacaatgagctgaaacttgTTAAAAAGCTACTTAGACCAGGGGGACCGCAGAGTAGGGTGATGATTCTCTGAGGACTCAGACTCCATTCACATGTACACTttaattaaagctttagtgcgtaaatactttttgatataaatgaacgtccgttacattcgagccattgccaaatgagttgctacaaagctaattaagactgtcCGTtcaacacaactctctctggatttctcagtatgtctatgttcagaagattttgtcgtccggtgactttccagCGCAGAAGCTCgaattaaaggacaaatctggcgcaaaatgaaccaaGGGGTTAAtaatatgtgtaccgagtcgaccgttttCTGGGATGTTTttatgctaatcgaatgtgaccagttttagcgcaaaccgctaattagcttacaGTGCTAGTCGTTGGGGCACTGGTAAAGTAACAAGAAATTGCTATTTCTATatcactaacaaggctcaaaatagcaccacacttccacggtagcataatgagggtccctacttgtaaaccgaagcattgagaactttgtaagtgtacagacagtttattataaagacagtaccgttcacgtatataGGCAGGctccatcttgggaaaacagtcacgaccagtcgaacgacgaacgccgtgtAACAAGTaacgactggtcgtgactgttttcccaagatggcgcccgcactatagctttaatataTACACGTAGGTATGGAAAGCTTGTGGCTCACCCAGTAAGCGTGTTTGCCcaatgttggctgagtcctacAGCAGCACAGGGTTCggatccgacctgctgccctttgctgtgtgtcattcccccatctctctccccctttcatatctatccactttctaataaagggaaaagccccaaaaaaataatctttaaaaaaaaaaaaaaaaaaggtatggaAAGCTTGTGCTGTCACTGTCCGCTGGTCACTAAAAACCCATATTGCTAATAACAAAGTCATGTATGGACCAAACAATCAGTAGCTTAGTAACTGAGTGATAACTTTGGAAAATGTCCCATTAGAATCAATTAGTTCAGGGTAATAAAGTCTTATAAATATCCAGAGTAGACTGGATAACAGTAAATGTGTCAAAAAGGCTGCTCTCTACTTTTCAATTCTCGTCCTCTAAACCTCATGTTTAGCATTCTTAATACATTCAGAAATGCTAAATCAATttctgagattttttttcttctccctaAAGCACTGTTACTCTAATGCTTCAGTTCAATAATATGCATAATACTATTTACTCTGCTCCAAATTTGACAAATCAGCAATTCCACGCTTCattaattaaatattagatGCTGGCTTTGATAACGAGCATGTCATTAACTCGGCTTCCTCTTTGTTTCAGCACGGATTTACACCACCACTGTGACAACTGGAGACATGCAGGGTAAGTCCAAGTGAATTACAAATGACTCTGGGATATGTGGTAGCCCAGATTGGAATGCTTTGTGAACTCT
It contains:
- the slc66a3 gene encoding solute carrier family 66 member 3, with amino-acid sequence MPSDMLLHAANFSTLFVCMVLKFPQIFVLMRAKSTAGVSLNSLLLELIGYIVFVTYQMYYDYPPPTYLEYPILIAQDAILLLLILHYDGSLRHILIYTLLFVGGWRLLTVEKWIIDLAMSLCTFISAASKLAQLQCLWRSKDAGQVSALSWAMATYTCMARIYTTTVTTGDMQVLVRFIAMTLLNMWVLLTVLYYQRHSGRSKKED